In a single window of the Acetivibrio clariflavus DSM 19732 genome:
- a CDS encoding chromosome segregation ATPase: MPRINRFRIVNFKYDDDKKYIANELYEFDGKNALINLENGGGKSVILQLALQSVLPNTNMGSRNFSDYFKVNSSPTHIMIEWALDGVRSDYLLTGICVSKSADGLRFFTYTHNYTLPHDFDIKGMEVLTADKQVIGFSEFYNYLKRLSSEMRLNINVYSKDRQKEYRDKLYTFNLFKEEFDAIKIINQSEGGIDKFFENARKSRSVIEKLIIPNIPMGEGETSRILEDTFKKHLENLKNIPLYQHNIKMYEAFCDKAANLLSKLESYGAAVEEIDKVSRNILALSNLICLATDKLNKEVEELETKDRDYFEKIKELSYKKDSLEYQNKVIELQSLNKELEDILGSIEKIESKIEEKDKKIKYMESASLFEEVLNARKEINTYKAQLETASKKEEEIEREYQSCLFFAKRILVEENEKVLKLIEELKQQLEKLRKEQEAIEKELKEKDSERDSIRDRLSSIKTRLDDNKDRQSKLTSYFVKDMTLLVDSNAGLKNLIDERDKLSDKKRDLTEEIEKANKSCDDISISETRIKEAVAALEQNRKTKNEEIEVFEERFSKINREISMYEIDGDVYSKSALESLKAHKAKVDNSLSEVLGKYHELQKRKLLYEGIEYYIPDMELKKVYEFLKSNGIRCIPGSLWLKNQREDLREEFLHRNPLLCHSIVLEKAEFEKIISDSGKFSLKNQILELVESSPVTFIVDSEDGIFTPTGEDKHSSGIDRLGSMEAYVVFANNNTFALNSDAFADYLNTLAQNILRFEENCKAIKIDQERITGLIERCSEFVKLYPQGYLKEMQSQLDELDKKIYENEASLKELQENKELLKKTIKENENAISNIERLIDEKNTDIANLTEYIELSGKIKELEKGYREEELILVRVEEEKRNLNEELNSTSKKIEDTKRNLEAYVRENQSNKEKLDQISVKLNIDKPAMDIKGSLEEILSRAQGLERKIANSETERIQQFIESRMKDVKRRIKEIHNKGFCEADFEGRVISFSDEELEEEKRKLDLLKAENKRIRENERTISDQIKTLEGEIKEHKKNIEKNFKLEPFEFETFESVDAETFDSQIEAFNRKRQKNSKKLEEIKKRRERLLQSGGRIEDYININKITIRSESREYMDSLVHNGESISMWDMLQLPVERIDVIINENRDIYKNLLEELKQIESTVEKSYDELYKDADWAENVTIRMIIEKIMNNDKYNYTYVKGLFKDIIDSVENMKKGAQLQLEESLRDKNEIVERCYSKAEAVYEELKRVDTYSKINIDGVNRKTIVIEMPQLHPEEGKALMTKYIEHSIEEIEKMKADGKYDPAKIDGEISKIMSPVSLLDAITNLNEYSIKVFKPEATGASRYIPWEVVINWSGGEKLAGFFAMFISIISYLRVKKTGWPDSSKVIWIDNPFGQANAGYLLSYIFELAKGTNTQMICLTGHMQVDIYMQFDVVYSLIHRQLTGMNMSVIQSKLVKSQEGLESAFYKVKSEQMTLF, translated from the coding sequence ATGCCTAGGATAAACAGATTCAGAATTGTAAATTTCAAATATGATGATGATAAAAAATACATTGCAAACGAACTTTATGAATTTGACGGTAAGAATGCCCTCATAAACCTTGAAAATGGCGGCGGAAAGAGTGTTATACTTCAACTTGCACTTCAGTCGGTGCTTCCAAATACCAATATGGGTAGCAGGAATTTTTCCGATTATTTCAAGGTCAATTCTTCTCCTACTCATATTATGATTGAATGGGCTTTGGACGGTGTAAGATCCGACTATCTTCTTACGGGAATTTGTGTCTCAAAAAGTGCGGATGGATTAAGGTTTTTTACTTACACCCATAACTATACATTGCCTCATGATTTTGACATAAAAGGTATGGAGGTGCTAACTGCGGATAAGCAAGTTATAGGTTTTTCAGAATTTTATAACTACTTAAAAAGGCTTTCTTCTGAAATGCGTCTGAATATAAACGTGTATTCGAAAGACCGTCAGAAGGAGTACCGAGATAAGCTGTATACATTTAATTTGTTTAAGGAAGAATTTGATGCCATTAAGATTATAAACCAGTCGGAAGGTGGAATTGACAAGTTTTTTGAGAATGCCAGAAAGTCAAGAAGTGTAATAGAGAAGTTGATAATTCCCAATATACCGATGGGAGAGGGTGAAACCTCGAGAATACTTGAAGATACTTTTAAAAAGCATCTTGAAAATTTAAAAAATATACCTCTATATCAGCATAATATAAAGATGTATGAAGCTTTTTGCGATAAGGCTGCAAATCTTCTTTCGAAGCTTGAAAGCTATGGAGCTGCTGTTGAAGAAATTGATAAAGTAAGCAGAAATATTTTGGCTCTGAGTAACCTTATTTGCCTTGCAACCGATAAACTGAATAAAGAAGTGGAAGAGCTAGAGACGAAGGATAGAGATTATTTTGAAAAAATCAAGGAACTGTCATATAAAAAGGATAGCTTGGAATATCAAAATAAAGTCATAGAACTTCAATCATTAAATAAAGAGCTTGAAGATATACTTGGCAGTATTGAGAAAATTGAAAGTAAAATTGAAGAAAAGGATAAAAAAATAAAATATATGGAATCTGCTTCTCTTTTTGAAGAAGTGTTGAATGCCAGAAAAGAAATCAATACATATAAGGCACAGCTTGAAACAGCTTCAAAGAAAGAGGAGGAGATAGAGAGAGAGTACCAGAGCTGTCTGTTTTTTGCAAAACGTATTCTGGTTGAGGAAAATGAAAAAGTTCTGAAGCTTATTGAAGAGTTGAAACAGCAATTGGAAAAATTAAGGAAAGAACAGGAAGCAATTGAGAAGGAGTTAAAGGAAAAAGACAGTGAAAGGGACAGTATAAGGGACAGATTGTCCTCTATAAAGACAAGACTAGATGACAATAAGGACAGACAATCAAAACTTACGAGCTATTTCGTAAAGGATATGACGTTATTGGTAGACTCAAATGCCGGACTTAAAAACCTTATAGATGAAAGGGACAAGCTTTCGGATAAGAAAAGAGACTTGACAGAAGAGATTGAGAAGGCAAATAAATCTTGTGATGATATTTCTATCAGTGAAACGAGAATTAAAGAAGCTGTCGCTGCACTAGAGCAGAACCGTAAGACCAAAAATGAAGAAATAGAAGTTTTTGAGGAACGTTTTTCAAAAATAAACAGAGAAATAAGTATGTATGAAATCGATGGTGATGTCTACAGCAAAAGTGCATTGGAGTCCTTGAAAGCTCATAAGGCAAAGGTGGATAATTCTTTGAGCGAGGTTCTTGGAAAATATCACGAACTTCAAAAGAGAAAATTGCTTTATGAAGGCATTGAATATTATATTCCCGATATGGAGCTTAAAAAGGTGTATGAGTTTTTGAAAAGCAACGGTATAAGGTGTATACCCGGATCGTTGTGGCTGAAGAACCAGCGTGAGGATTTGAGAGAAGAATTTTTGCACAGAAATCCGCTTTTATGTCATTCAATTGTACTGGAGAAGGCTGAATTTGAGAAAATAATATCAGATTCGGGCAAATTCTCACTGAAAAATCAGATACTTGAACTGGTTGAAAGTTCTCCTGTTACCTTTATAGTTGATTCTGAGGACGGAATTTTTACACCGACAGGAGAAGATAAGCATTCTTCCGGTATTGATAGATTAGGTAGTATGGAAGCTTATGTTGTATTTGCCAATAATAATACTTTTGCATTGAATTCCGATGCTTTTGCTGATTATTTGAACACTTTGGCTCAAAATATTTTAAGATTTGAGGAAAATTGTAAAGCAATAAAAATTGATCAGGAAAGAATAACGGGGCTTATCGAAAGGTGTTCTGAATTTGTGAAATTGTACCCACAGGGATATCTGAAGGAAATGCAAAGTCAACTTGATGAGCTTGATAAAAAGATATATGAAAATGAAGCTTCTTTAAAAGAGCTTCAAGAAAATAAGGAGCTGCTTAAAAAGACAATAAAAGAAAATGAAAATGCCATAAGTAATATAGAGAGGCTTATAGATGAGAAAAACACCGATATAGCCAATCTTACTGAATATATTGAACTTTCTGGGAAGATAAAGGAACTGGAAAAGGGGTACCGAGAAGAGGAGTTAATACTGGTTAGAGTTGAAGAAGAGAAGAGAAATCTCAATGAAGAGCTTAATTCTACGTCAAAGAAGATCGAAGATACCAAAAGAAATCTTGAGGCATATGTAAGAGAAAATCAAAGTAACAAGGAAAAACTGGACCAAATATCAGTAAAGCTTAATATAGATAAGCCTGCTATGGATATAAAAGGCAGCCTGGAAGAAATTCTCTCAAGAGCTCAAGGCCTTGAGAGAAAAATTGCCAATAGTGAGACTGAGCGTATTCAACAATTCATAGAGAGTCGAATGAAGGATGTAAAGCGAAGAATAAAAGAGATTCACAATAAAGGATTTTGTGAGGCTGATTTTGAAGGCAGGGTAATATCTTTTTCCGATGAAGAACTTGAAGAGGAAAAGAGAAAACTTGATTTACTGAAAGCTGAAAATAAGAGGATAAGGGAAAATGAGAGAACAATTTCCGACCAAATAAAGACATTAGAAGGAGAGATAAAGGAGCACAAGAAGAATATTGAGAAAAATTTCAAATTAGAACCCTTTGAGTTTGAAACGTTTGAAAGTGTTGATGCAGAAACTTTTGATTCTCAGATAGAAGCTTTTAACAGAAAAAGGCAAAAGAACTCAAAAAAGCTTGAAGAAATTAAAAAAAGAAGAGAAAGACTTTTGCAGTCCGGAGGGAGAATTGAAGACTACATTAATATAAATAAAATAACAATTCGAAGCGAATCAAGGGAGTACATGGACAGTCTCGTACATAACGGTGAAAGTATTTCTATGTGGGATATGCTTCAGCTTCCGGTGGAAAGAATAGATGTTATTATCAACGAGAACCGCGATATTTACAAAAACTTACTCGAAGAATTGAAGCAGATAGAATCGACAGTAGAGAAGAGCTACGATGAGCTATACAAAGATGCTGATTGGGCAGAAAATGTGACAATCAGAATGATTATTGAAAAGATAATGAATAATGATAAATATAATTATACGTATGTTAAGGGTTTGTTCAAAGATATAATTGACAGCGTTGAAAACATGAAGAAGGGTGCACAGCTGCAATTGGAGGAATCACTAAGGGACAAGAATGAGATAGTGGAACGCTGTTACAGCAAGGCAGAGGCAGTTTATGAAGAACTAAAGAGAGTTGATACCTACTCGAAAATAAATATCGATGGAGTAAACAGGAAGACTATAGTGATTGAAATGCCCCAACTGCATCCTGAAGAAGGAAAAGCTTTGATGACAAAATATATAGAGCATTCCATCGAAGAGATTGAAAAGATGAAAGCAGATGGAAAATATGACCCTGCCAAGATTGACGGGGAGATATCAAAAATTATGTCTCCTGTAAGTCTGTTGGATGCGATAACAAACCTCAATGAATATTCAATAAAGGTATTTAAACCTGAGGCTACAGGAGCATCTAGGTATATTCCTTGGGAAGTGGTTATAAATTGGTCTGGAGGAGAAAAACTTGCCGGATTTTTTGCCATGTTCATTTCAATTATTTCTTACCTTAGAGTTAAAAAGACGGGATGGCCGGATTCCAGTAAAGTTATATGGATAGACAATCCCTTTGGACAGGCTAATGCTGGATATCTTTTATCCTATATATTTGAATTGGCCAAGGGCACAAATACCCAGATGATATGTCTGACAGGGCACATGCAGGTGGATATTTATATGCAGTTTGATGTAGTCTACAGTCTCATACATAGACAGCTTACAGGGATGAATATGAGCGTAATACAGTCTAAACTGGTTAAGTCCCAGGAAGGGTTGGAATCGGCATTTTATAAAGTTAAGTCGGAACAGATGACTTTGTTTTAG
- a CDS encoding Wadjet anti-phage system protein JetD domain-containing protein — protein sequence MENIIYKIIESQSKKVFETADILSNIERKLGSENFELKGGYRTFAHVIEQFCEEGMITPVKASGTNGRNPSLYNKYRILIKDKKQLDDELLHELQSLHPKLDKSYYYKNPEAYREDRDYVLMLSKYLLEDFENKSLKFRCTMNERSFEIFNNEKFLESRGKVLLKRLGLSFTDLNCYKTLEAFFYILFQPKDKLNILIIENKDTFYSALKYLERRPDKDLCGVNIDMLIYGEGKKIVNSFSFINEVATGTSIDRVYYFGDLDFEGIGIFNSMASKYGTHLIVPHVNLYRQMLAEAKNPPKIRTKQSDICLDLFLMYFDEESKKKISEILYNGRYIPQEAVNFGRKINI from the coding sequence ATGGAAAATATCATTTATAAGATAATTGAAAGTCAATCTAAAAAGGTTTTTGAAACAGCTGATATACTTTCAAATATAGAAAGAAAACTTGGAAGTGAAAATTTTGAACTAAAGGGCGGTTACAGAACGTTTGCCCATGTTATTGAGCAGTTTTGTGAAGAAGGCATGATAACACCTGTTAAGGCATCGGGAACTAATGGTAGAAATCCTTCTCTATACAATAAATATAGAATTTTGATTAAAGACAAAAAACAGTTGGATGATGAACTTTTGCATGAACTTCAGTCTTTGCACCCTAAACTTGATAAAAGCTATTACTATAAAAATCCTGAAGCATACAGAGAAGACAGAGATTATGTACTTATGTTGTCAAAGTATCTTCTTGAAGACTTTGAAAATAAATCTCTAAAATTTCGCTGTACTATGAATGAAAGATCTTTTGAAATTTTCAATAACGAGAAGTTTTTGGAATCAAGAGGCAAGGTTTTGCTTAAACGCCTTGGACTTTCTTTTACGGATTTAAATTGTTACAAGACACTTGAGGCTTTTTTCTACATATTGTTTCAGCCTAAGGATAAGCTTAATATCCTCATTATAGAAAACAAGGACACTTTTTATTCCGCTCTGAAGTACCTTGAAAGAAGGCCTGATAAGGATTTGTGCGGTGTAAATATAGATATGCTCATTTATGGAGAGGGGAAGAAAATAGTAAACAGCTTTAGCTTTATTAATGAAGTGGCGACAGGAACTTCCATTGATAGGGTGTATTATTTCGGTGACCTTGATTTTGAAGGTATAGGAATATTCAACTCTATGGCGTCAAAGTACGGTACGCATTTGATTGTGCCTCATGTAAACTTATATAGGCAAATGCTTGCAGAAGCAAAAAATCCGCCTAAGATAAGAACAAAGCAATCGGACATATGCCTTGATTTGTTTCTTATGTATTTTGATGAGGAAAGCAAGAAAAAAATATCGGAAATATTGTATAATGGCAGATATATTCCACAGGAGGCGGTGAATTTTGGAAGAAAAATTAATATATGA
- the istB gene encoding IS21-like element helper ATPase IstB, with translation MLSLEIADCCKALKISQNMVENSQKITADSHQEYLLKLLKLEIEHREKTRQNRLIKSAGFYTMKSLEAFKFDEVTVPASINIDYLRKCEFIRDKSNLVFYGNVGTGKTHLATAIGIEACKLGKSVKFFRTAALVNKLSEAKKAKELSGFIKQIMKNDLLIFDEWGYIPLDRDGSQLLFEIISECYERKSIIITTNIEFSRWTNVLYDEQMTGALIDRLLHHCHLLIFNGDSERMKNSLIRQG, from the coding sequence ATGCTAAGTCTTGAAATAGCAGATTGCTGTAAGGCTTTAAAAATTAGTCAAAACATGGTGGAAAACAGTCAAAAGATAACTGCGGACAGTCATCAGGAATACTTACTCAAATTATTGAAGCTTGAGATAGAGCACCGAGAAAAGACCAGACAAAATAGGCTGATAAAGAGTGCAGGATTTTATACAATGAAATCCTTGGAAGCGTTTAAATTTGACGAAGTTACTGTTCCTGCGAGTATAAATATTGATTATTTAAGAAAATGTGAATTCATAAGAGACAAGAGCAATCTAGTGTTTTATGGGAATGTAGGAACTGGAAAAACTCATTTAGCAACGGCTATAGGTATAGAAGCATGTAAGTTAGGTAAATCAGTAAAGTTCTTCAGAACAGCCGCTTTAGTAAACAAGCTTTCAGAGGCAAAGAAAGCCAAAGAACTTTCGGGTTTTATCAAGCAAATTATGAAAAATGATCTTTTGATATTTGATGAATGGGGGTATATTCCTCTAGACAGAGATGGTTCACAGCTTTTATTCGAAATAATATCTGAATGCTATGAGAGAAAGAGCATAATCATCACAACCAACATAGAATTTTCAAGATGGACTAATGTGCTCTATGATGAACAAATGACAGGAGCGCTCATAGACAGATTGCTACATCATTGTCACTTGCTAATTTTTAATGGTGATAGTGAGAGAATGAAAAATTCATTAATCAGGCAAGGTTAA
- the tnpB gene encoding IS66 family insertion sequence element accessory protein TnpB (TnpB, as the term is used for proteins encoded by IS66 family insertion elements, is considered an accessory protein, since TnpC, encoded by a neighboring gene, is a DDE family transposase.) — MIRWNEKPVYLCGRLTDMRKSINGLITLVQESFSLDPFMNALFVFCNRNRNRIKILEWDGDGFWLYFKRLERGRFRWPTEEDSTTMLLDVNELACLIDSARLEKKLRRKEVLERQIS, encoded by the coding sequence ATGATAAGATGGAATGAAAAACCAGTGTATCTTTGCGGAAGATTAACGGATATGAGGAAATCTATCAACGGATTAATAACACTGGTACAAGAAAGTTTCTCACTTGATCCGTTTATGAATGCACTGTTTGTGTTCTGTAACAGAAATAGAAACAGGATAAAAATCCTTGAATGGGATGGAGATGGGTTTTGGCTGTACTTTAAGAGGCTAGAACGAGGGCGATTTCGCTGGCCAACAGAAGAAGATTCAACCACAATGCTTCTTGATGTAAACGAATTAGCTTGTCTTATTGATAGTGCCAGATTAGAGAAAAAGCTCAGGAGAAAGGAAGTTTTAGAGCGTCAAATTTCGTAA
- the tnpA gene encoding IS66 family insertion sequence element accessory protein TnpA produces MDMEKVTTEQQLSRWAQLIQNRLESGQSIKEFCRTNGVSKATYYYWQKKVSEAKCTVVEEVKEPKIEVPSGWMQLASKPVYPAKATLEIKINGCNVTVNTETDLELLKKVCQVLMSL; encoded by the coding sequence ATGGACATGGAAAAAGTAACAACTGAACAACAATTATCTAGGTGGGCACAATTAATACAAAACCGGCTTGAAAGTGGGCAAAGTATCAAAGAGTTTTGCCGAACGAATGGAGTAAGCAAAGCCACATACTACTATTGGCAAAAGAAAGTCAGTGAAGCAAAGTGTACAGTAGTTGAAGAAGTAAAAGAACCCAAAATCGAAGTACCAAGTGGATGGATGCAGCTTGCATCGAAACCGGTGTACCCTGCAAAAGCTACACTGGAAATTAAAATTAATGGCTGTAATGTCACTGTAAATACGGAAACAGACTTAGAATTATTGAAAAAAGTTTGCCAGGTGTTGATGTCGTTATGA
- the ltrA gene encoding group II intron reverse transcriptase/maturase — MEEGKSFEISRHQVLEAYKRVKANHGASGVDGVNFEEFEKELKNNLYKLWNRMSSGSYLPKAVKGVEIPKKNGKKRLLGIPTIEDRVAQMTVRMSFEKLVEPIFSSNSYGYRQNRSAIEAVAVTRERCWKTPWVLEFDIKGLFDNIDHELLNRAVRKHTESKWIILYIERFLKAAIKMPDGTIQQRKCGTPQGGVISPVLANLFMHYAFDMWMKREFPGNQWVRYADDGIIHCKTKEEAEYILGKLKERMLKCKLEIHPEKTRIVYCRSDKNTERHEHESFDFLGYTFRRRLVKSKYGNFFNAFTPAVSKEASQKFRDRIREIRRNNKIVSIEKLAEEMNPVIRGWANYFSKFCSREAIKVLNYVNLSLIKWCRKKYKRIRGSKGKAYRYLARLAKSKSDLFYHWKIGIRPTIG; from the coding sequence ATGGAAGAAGGAAAGTCGTTTGAGATTTCACGACATCAAGTCCTGGAAGCATACAAACGTGTAAAAGCGAATCATGGTGCAAGTGGAGTTGATGGTGTTAACTTTGAAGAATTTGAAAAGGAGTTGAAGAACAACCTATACAAGCTATGGAACAGGATGTCATCAGGTAGCTATTTGCCAAAAGCAGTAAAGGGAGTGGAAATACCAAAGAAAAACGGGAAGAAAAGGTTACTGGGGATACCGACAATAGAAGACAGAGTGGCACAAATGACCGTCCGCATGAGCTTTGAGAAGTTAGTTGAGCCTATATTTAGTAGTAATTCATATGGATATAGGCAAAACCGTTCAGCAATTGAAGCGGTAGCAGTAACCAGGGAAAGGTGCTGGAAAACGCCATGGGTATTGGAATTTGACATCAAAGGACTATTTGACAATATAGACCACGAATTATTAAATAGGGCGGTAAGAAAGCATACAGAGAGCAAATGGATTATCCTGTATATTGAGAGGTTTCTAAAAGCAGCAATAAAAATGCCGGACGGGACGATACAGCAAAGGAAATGCGGAACACCACAAGGAGGAGTAATAAGTCCGGTTTTAGCAAATCTCTTTATGCACTATGCATTTGACATGTGGATGAAGAGGGAATTTCCGGGGAATCAATGGGTAAGATATGCAGACGATGGAATAATTCACTGCAAAACAAAGGAAGAAGCGGAATATATTTTAGGAAAACTAAAAGAACGAATGCTTAAATGTAAACTTGAGATACACCCGGAAAAGACTCGCATTGTATATTGTAGAAGTGACAAAAATACAGAAAGACACGAGCACGAATCCTTTGATTTTCTTGGGTATACCTTCAGGAGAAGGTTAGTCAAGAGCAAGTATGGCAACTTCTTCAATGCATTTACTCCGGCAGTCAGCAAAGAAGCAAGTCAAAAGTTTAGGGATAGGATAAGAGAAATAAGAAGGAACAACAAAATAGTATCCATAGAAAAGCTTGCGGAAGAAATGAATCCAGTAATACGGGGTTGGGCTAACTACTTTTCAAAATTTTGTTCAAGGGAAGCAATAAAAGTATTAAATTATGTGAATCTCTCATTAATCAAGTGGTGTAGGAAAAAGTATAAAAGAATTAGAGGAAGTAAAGGAAAAGCATATAGATATCTGGCACGTCTAGCAAAATCTAAATCTGATTTATTCTACCACTGGAAAATAGGGATACGTCCGACGATTGGATAA
- a CDS encoding DUF6063 family protein, translating to MENLSADSVRKAFALYMNLIEKSKVTKKNNPEDFEGFDDPEISYIIRIFEEESGIMILRSGDTVYFTPRTDNRFFGFTNENLREKMGLANNTELYICYVVILSIIIKFYNGENYNNKIRTLLKVEELEEFITKKLEAYNSMENSEETDEALNFNFSSVAKLWLDIPAYDEKIKSFSQSKGTRISFIYRTLKFLQEQGLVNVDNDSEIYTTEKFDTLIIGYYPESTRKKEILSFLERI from the coding sequence ATGGAAAATCTGTCAGCCGACTCAGTAAGAAAGGCTTTTGCTTTATACATGAATTTGATTGAAAAGTCAAAAGTTACAAAGAAGAATAACCCGGAAGATTTTGAGGGCTTTGATGACCCTGAAATATCATATATTATAAGAATTTTTGAGGAAGAGTCAGGGATAATGATATTACGGTCAGGAGATACAGTTTATTTTACGCCAAGAACCGATAATCGTTTTTTTGGATTTACCAATGAAAATCTCAGGGAGAAAATGGGCTTGGCAAACAATACCGAATTATATATTTGTTATGTAGTGATACTATCAATAATAATAAAGTTCTATAACGGAGAAAATTACAACAACAAAATTCGAACCCTTCTTAAGGTGGAGGAACTGGAAGAATTTATTACAAAAAAGCTTGAAGCTTACAATTCAATGGAAAACAGTGAAGAAACTGATGAAGCATTAAATTTTAATTTTTCAAGTGTAGCAAAACTCTGGCTTGATATTCCGGCATATGATGAAAAAATAAAGAGTTTTAGCCAGTCAAAAGGTACAAGAATAAGTTTTATATATAGGACATTAAAGTTTTTACAGGAACAGGGGCTTGTAAATGTGGATAATGACAGTGAGATATACACGACAGAAAAGTTTGATACGCTTATAATTGGTTATTACCCCGAAAGCACAAGAAAGAAGGAGATTCTTTCCTTCCTTGAAAGAATATAA